In the Haloferula helveola genome, one interval contains:
- a CDS encoding aspartyl protease family protein — MRTFLALILVVATAIGSELPDLGSIPMTRTQGSQHYLLPVEVEGEPFSFLVDSGAGMDVVISLETATQLGKSDGEESKGQGAGGGVRMRRVKVDQLKLGKTGPSVSPRAAYAVDLSHGRVKVDGELVAPDGLVGVGLLKQTNAIIDTRHGNLLLPPADSPQDAYLNTQEGNTTIRVPMVEGVHGFAFVDIALGDETYAFLVDIGSGTNSLEPSIAKKLGLKLSEESRDIPGAGTRKARGVRRATAESPVIGGILRLPSMQFEVHSLAKQIQPPSGRKLGGILGSRTLGSLGARVDFGSYHILTPKIITIPRTR, encoded by the coding sequence ATGAGAACCTTTCTCGCACTCATCCTCGTTGTCGCCACCGCCATCGGTTCGGAACTTCCCGATCTCGGTTCGATCCCTATGACCCGGACCCAAGGGTCCCAACACTACCTGCTCCCCGTCGAGGTCGAGGGAGAGCCCTTCAGCTTCCTGGTCGACTCGGGTGCCGGCATGGATGTCGTGATTTCCCTCGAAACCGCGACCCAACTCGGAAAATCGGACGGGGAGGAGTCGAAAGGACAGGGTGCTGGTGGCGGCGTCCGAATGCGGCGCGTCAAAGTCGATCAACTCAAGCTCGGCAAAACGGGTCCCAGCGTCTCGCCGAGAGCGGCCTACGCCGTCGATCTCTCCCACGGCAGGGTGAAGGTCGACGGAGAACTCGTGGCACCGGACGGACTGGTTGGAGTCGGACTGCTCAAGCAAACAAACGCCATCATCGACACCCGTCATGGCAACCTGCTCCTGCCTCCGGCCGACTCGCCGCAAGACGCCTACCTCAACACGCAAGAGGGGAACACCACCATCCGCGTGCCGATGGTCGAGGGTGTTCACGGCTTCGCCTTCGTCGACATCGCACTCGGCGATGAGACCTACGCGTTCCTCGTCGACATCGGCTCGGGAACCAACTCCCTCGAACCATCGATCGCCAAGAAGCTCGGGCTGAAGCTGAGCGAGGAATCCCGCGACATCCCCGGCGCCGGCACCCGCAAGGCACGCGGAGTCCGTCGGGCGACGGCCGAAAGCCCGGTCATCGGCGGCATCCTCCGGCTCCCGTCGATGCAATTCGAGGTCCACTCCCTCGCCAAACAGATCCAACCCCCGTCCGGTCGGAAACTCGGCGGAATTCTCGGTTCCAGGACACTCGGCAGCCTGGGCGCGCGGGTCGACTTCGGCAGCTACCACATCCTGACACCGAAGATCATCACGATCCCGAGGACCCGCTAA